One Chordicoccus furentiruminis DNA window includes the following coding sequences:
- a CDS encoding DNA-3-methyladenine glycosylase family protein, whose amino-acid sequence MMEVDTKGELSLKKIAESGQTFRWREESDGWWRIAAFDRVLRARQDGRMLTLACTREEYETVWRSYFDLDTDYAAIRRTIPAEDAYLTEAAARGKGIRILRQDPWEMTVTFIISQRKNIPAIRTCVEKLCRMTGRRLRADSGPLTAEKASGGRPGSGTDSGGEAEYCFPTPEEILRLRCSRAEGRPEGEEPLCSFRQAGFDSCSLGYRMPYIRAAAEWARDRGGRTAERPDPESLREGNGGLRGLEALSDGELMETLLGIRGVGVKVASCIMLFGFHRLNAFPVDVWMKRALETHYPQGFSLSSYAPYAGVMQQYMFCEERRRHAASGSSRKEN is encoded by the coding sequence ATGATGGAAGTCGATACGAAAGGCGAGCTTTCTCTTAAAAAGATCGCGGAGAGCGGACAGACCTTTCGCTGGAGAGAAGAATCGGACGGCTGGTGGCGGATCGCGGCCTTTGACCGGGTGCTGCGCGCGCGTCAGGATGGCCGGATGCTTACACTGGCGTGCACGCGGGAAGAATACGAGACGGTCTGGCGGAGCTATTTCGATCTGGATACGGATTATGCGGCGATCCGCCGCACCATTCCGGCGGAGGACGCATACCTGACGGAAGCCGCCGCCCGCGGCAAAGGAATCCGGATCCTCCGGCAGGATCCGTGGGAGATGACCGTGACCTTCATCATCTCCCAGCGAAAGAACATCCCGGCGATCCGGACCTGTGTCGAGAAGCTGTGCCGGATGACGGGCCGGAGACTGCGCGCGGATTCCGGCCCTCTGACGGCGGAGAAAGCATCCGGAGGACGGCCGGGAAGCGGTACGGACAGCGGCGGCGAAGCGGAATACTGCTTCCCGACTCCGGAGGAAATCCTCCGTCTCCGCTGTTCGCGGGCGGAGGGACGGCCCGAGGGCGAGGAGCCGCTCTGCTCCTTCCGGCAGGCCGGGTTTGACAGCTGCTCGCTGGGATACCGAATGCCCTATATCCGTGCGGCGGCGGAATGGGCCCGGGACCGCGGCGGACGAACCGCGGAACGGCCGGATCCGGAGTCCTTACGGGAGGGGAACGGCGGGCTGAGAGGGCTGGAAGCACTCTCAGACGGCGAGCTGATGGAGACGCTTCTCGGTATCCGGGGCGTGGGCGTCAAGGTCGCCTCCTGCATCATGCTGTTCGGATTCCACCGGCTGAACGCTTTTCCCGTCGACGTCTGGATGAAGCGGGCGCTAGAGACGCATTACCCCCAGGGCTTTTCCCTTTCTTCATACGCTCCTTACGCGGGTGTGATGCAGCAGTACATGTTCTGCGAGGAGAGGAGAAGGCATGCCGCGTCCGGCTCCTCCCGGAAGGAAAATTGA
- a CDS encoding energy-coupling factor ABC transporter ATP-binding protein, producing MTGNIMELRDVCFAYEDQIALRCITFNIAKGETIVLEGPNGCGKSTLLRLLNGLVFADEGTYRFEGREISRQSMKDSVFSKWFHQRVGFVFQNSDVQLFCPNVEEEIAFGPSQMGLPEAEVKRRTDDVITLLGIDSLRERAPYHLSGGEKKKVAIACILSMNPEVLVLDEPLAGLDRPTQEWLIGFLLKLKKAGRTMIIATHNEELAEKLGDRHIFFNDRHEAEELQVFYHSHRHCHVVSPGNSEAELVYEGIEHHSHDEEKEG from the coding sequence ATGACTGGAAATATCATGGAACTCAGAGACGTCTGCTTCGCGTATGAGGATCAGATCGCGCTCCGCTGCATTACCTTTAATATCGCAAAGGGTGAGACCATCGTGCTTGAGGGACCGAACGGGTGCGGCAAGTCGACGCTGTTAAGGCTGCTCAACGGGCTGGTCTTCGCGGATGAGGGAACCTACCGGTTCGAGGGCAGGGAGATTTCGCGGCAGAGCATGAAGGACTCCGTCTTTTCGAAATGGTTTCATCAGCGGGTCGGATTCGTTTTCCAGAACTCGGACGTGCAGCTTTTCTGTCCGAACGTCGAGGAGGAGATTGCCTTCGGACCGTCCCAGATGGGCCTTCCGGAGGCGGAGGTGAAGCGCCGGACTGACGATGTGATCACGCTTCTCGGCATCGATTCTCTGAGGGAGCGGGCGCCCTATCATCTGAGCGGCGGAGAGAAGAAGAAGGTGGCCATTGCGTGCATTCTGTCGATGAACCCGGAGGTTCTCGTGCTGGACGAACCGCTGGCGGGACTTGACCGGCCAACGCAGGAGTGGCTGATCGGTTTTCTTCTGAAGCTGAAGAAGGCGGGCCGGACGATGATCATCGCCACACACAACGAGGAGCTGGCCGAGAAACTGGGAGACCGGCATATCTTCTTCAATGACCGTCATGAGGCGGAGGAGCTGCAGGTATTCTATCATTCTCACCGGCACTGCCACGTCGTCAGTCCGGGAAACTCGGAGGCGGAACTGGTTTACGAAGGGATCGAGCATCACAGCCATGACGAGGAGAAGGAAGGCTGA
- a CDS encoding TetR/AcrR family transcriptional regulator C-terminal domain-containing protein — MEERRDIEKALAASLKRLAVSKPFEKITIKQITDGAGVIRVTFYNHFQDKYDLLEWIVRTEILEPVRILLANGMYRESVILIFTNLRKEKEFYTHIVNLEGQNSFQDICRASIRKLLYSLFSEVTGPVGENPLHPWMTPEYLADYYAQSMTFVVLHWIRSGMAVSPEEVATIYEYIATRSMWDVLKELRSQTAGRLTGKLTGPGGGDTGDS; from the coding sequence ATGGAAGAACGCAGGGATATCGAAAAGGCTCTGGCCGCGTCTCTCAAAAGACTGGCGGTAAGCAAACCATTTGAAAAAATCACGATCAAGCAGATCACGGACGGAGCGGGTGTGATACGGGTTACGTTCTACAACCATTTTCAGGATAAGTACGACCTGCTGGAATGGATTGTCCGGACGGAAATTCTGGAACCTGTGCGGATCCTTCTGGCGAACGGGATGTATCGGGAATCCGTGATCCTGATCTTCACCAATCTGCGGAAGGAGAAGGAGTTTTATACCCACATCGTCAATCTGGAGGGACAGAACTCCTTTCAGGATATCTGCAGGGCAAGCATCCGGAAGCTGCTGTACAGCCTTTTCAGTGAGGTGACGGGGCCGGTCGGAGAGAATCCGCTGCATCCCTGGATGACGCCGGAGTACCTCGCCGATTATTACGCGCAGTCGATGACCTTCGTCGTCCTGCACTGGATCCGCTCGGGAATGGCAGTCTCACCGGAGGAGGTCGCGACGATTTACGAGTATATCGCGACGCGCTCGATGTGGGATGTGCTCAAGGAGCTCCGGTCGCAGACGGCGGGACGCCTCACCGGGAAACTGACCGGACCGGGCGGAGGCGATACAGGAGACAGTTGA
- a CDS encoding sigma-70 domain-containing protein, with translation MNEAQKRDLIEECMPLVDEVIEDLDDGVMPSEDLRQEGMVGLVRGVDSLSEDPDEWGGRSVEETVKEAIRAAALEAKDAFIELTRKDDRLIAQVELLNQSIDRLTEELGTKPNIDEIANDMGITQDKVIDILKLTGEDLDESKQRKPE, from the coding sequence ATGAATGAAGCGCAGAAAAGAGATCTGATTGAGGAATGCATGCCGCTTGTGGACGAGGTGATCGAGGACCTGGACGACGGCGTGATGCCTTCGGAGGATCTCCGTCAGGAGGGAATGGTCGGCCTTGTGCGCGGCGTCGACTCCCTCAGCGAAGACCCGGACGAATGGGGCGGCCGTTCCGTTGAGGAGACGGTGAAGGAAGCGATCCGGGCCGCGGCGCTGGAAGCGAAGGACGCGTTCATCGAGCTGACGCGGAAGGACGACCGGCTGATCGCCCAGGTGGAGCTGCTGAATCAGAGCATCGACCGGCTGACGGAGGAGCTCGGCACGAAGCCGAACATCGACGAAATTGCCAACGATATGGGGATTACGCAGGACAAAGTGATCGATATTCTGAAACTGACGGGAGAAGATCTTGACGAGAGTAAGCAGCGGAAGCCTGAATAA
- a CDS encoding LOG family protein — protein MTITVYLGANEGNSPVYREAVAELGRWIGESGHALVYGGSGTGLMGCLAASALAAGAKVTGVEPRFFVEQEVQYEGLTRLIVTEDMSARKAKMIGLGDAFIAFPGGTGTLEEITEVMSMAALGRLDDPCILYNLNGYYDDLRHLLFRMREEGSGAKFSDNNSPIWYT, from the coding sequence TTGACGATCACGGTCTATCTGGGAGCGAACGAAGGAAACAGCCCGGTCTACCGGGAAGCCGTGGCCGAGCTGGGCCGGTGGATCGGCGAGAGCGGGCACGCGCTGGTCTACGGCGGATCGGGAACCGGTCTCATGGGATGTCTGGCGGCCAGTGCTCTGGCGGCAGGCGCCAAAGTGACGGGGGTGGAACCCCGGTTCTTTGTGGAGCAGGAAGTTCAGTACGAGGGACTGACCCGCCTGATCGTGACGGAGGATATGTCCGCGCGGAAGGCGAAGATGATCGGGCTGGGAGACGCGTTTATCGCCTTCCCTGGCGGAACGGGCACGCTCGAGGAAATCACGGAGGTGATGTCGATGGCGGCTCTGGGCCGTCTGGACGACCCCTGCATCCTGTACAATCTGAATGGCTACTACGACGATCTCCGTCATCTGCTCTTCAGGATGAGGGAAGAGGGGTCAGGCGCGAAATTTTCAGACAACAACAGTCCGATATGGTATACTTAA
- a CDS encoding energy-coupling factor transporter transmembrane component T family protein produces MSETRTGEIPDWMLEEEVYEPKKDRERFISGSLLKLMSILSNAREDGSIRIGGTSPSVKVLCTLYLLILTACSRNAFFSYCVLAGCLVRYCILPGRYLRRIIRSGAAAAAFSMLLMLPAVFMGQPNTMLTVSLKVFISVSLIACLAATTPWNRLTETFHMFHIPDLFIFTFDLTLKYIVILGDLCVNILTALRLRSVGRNRNKKESFSGVLGHVFIRSREMAEEMYGAMQCRGFEGEYHSIRKKRFRWADLLYALLAAAVTAAFWYLERMAA; encoded by the coding sequence ATGAGCGAAACCCGGACCGGGGAGATCCCCGACTGGATGCTTGAGGAAGAGGTATATGAGCCGAAGAAGGACCGGGAGCGGTTCATTTCGGGGAGCCTCCTCAAGCTGATGAGCATTCTGTCAAATGCACGGGAGGACGGCAGCATCCGGATCGGAGGCACCAGCCCTTCCGTGAAGGTTCTTTGTACACTCTATCTGCTGATTCTGACGGCCTGCAGCCGGAACGCGTTCTTTTCCTACTGCGTTCTGGCGGGCTGTCTTGTGCGTTACTGTATCCTTCCGGGGCGATATCTGAGAAGAATCATCCGGAGCGGCGCGGCGGCGGCCGCCTTCAGTATGCTGCTCATGCTGCCTGCCGTATTCATGGGCCAGCCGAACACGATGCTGACGGTGTCGCTGAAGGTGTTTATCTCAGTCAGCCTGATCGCCTGCCTTGCGGCGACGACGCCCTGGAACCGGCTGACCGAGACGTTTCACATGTTTCATATCCCGGATCTCTTTATCTTCACCTTTGATCTGACGCTGAAGTACATCGTGATTCTCGGCGATCTCTGCGTGAACATACTGACCGCGCTGCGGCTGCGGTCCGTCGGCCGCAACCGGAACAAGAAGGAATCCTTTTCCGGCGTGCTCGGCCATGTCTTCATCCGTTCGAGGGAAATGGCGGAGGAGATGTACGGCGCGATGCAGTGCCGCGGGTTCGAGGGAGAGTATCACAGCATCAGAAAGAAACGGTTCCGCTGGGCGGATCTTCTGTATGCACTGCTCGCGGCAGCCGTGACGGCCGCGTTCTGGTATCTGGAAAGGATGGCGGCATGA
- a CDS encoding efflux RND transporter permease subunit — protein MRNLGKAVVKARFVILAVAIALLIPSYWGYTHTRINYDMLTYLPKTLDTMRGQDILEDEFGTGAISMVIVDGKSEKTVAELKKKIEKVPHVNNVIWYDSFADLSVPMEMLPDKVREAFNKGDATLMAVTFDTTTSDDGTLEGIRKIRSILDRQCYVQGVSAVLEDTKEMAEKEEPVYVGLAVLLATIVTALSMDTFLAPILFLLSIGMAIIYNLGSNLLMGQISYVTKALAAVLQLGVTMDYSIFLWHSFKENEARYPGNPNTAMARAINATLQSVIGSSITTIAGFAALCFMTFSFGLDVGIVMMKGVALGVVSCVTILPSLILLFEKAIEKTRHKPLMPSLKKLPAFVQKHYKGILIAFAVMWIPAAYGQSHTAVYYNLDKTLPKSLPSVQANDKLKDDFDMSATMMVLADENLPTKTTAEMCDSLKDVRGVKSVIGLDAFLGGGLPREVLPDDIYNKLNSKNWKLILLTSQYATGSDEVNSQINTLNSVLDKYDRKALLIGDAPCTKDLVNIANHDFNVVNWASILIIFFIIAFVFKSASLPFLLVVLIEGAIFINMAVPYYTGEALPFIASIVIGTIQLGSTVDYAILITSRYQTERFSGKTKNDAIYIAHSTSIQSILCSGFTFFAATFGVGLYSNISLISSMCTLLARGALISTFLVITVLPAILMLFDPLIVRTSRGFIPSKKTRRQIRAEKRQSQNPVSEQ, from the coding sequence ATGCGAAATCTTGGCAAGGCAGTTGTGAAGGCCAGATTTGTGATTCTGGCGGTGGCGATCGCACTCCTGATCCCGTCTTACTGGGGCTACACGCATACCAGAATCAACTATGATATGCTGACGTATCTGCCGAAAACGCTCGATACGATGCGGGGGCAGGACATCCTGGAGGACGAGTTCGGAACCGGCGCGATCTCGATGGTGATTGTCGACGGCAAAAGCGAGAAGACGGTCGCGGAGCTGAAAAAGAAGATCGAGAAGGTGCCGCATGTGAACAACGTGATCTGGTACGATAGCTTCGCGGATCTTTCCGTTCCGATGGAGATGCTGCCGGACAAGGTGCGGGAAGCCTTCAACAAGGGCGATGCGACGCTGATGGCGGTCACCTTCGATACGACCACCTCGGACGACGGGACGCTGGAAGGCATCAGGAAGATCCGCTCGATTCTCGACAGGCAGTGCTACGTCCAGGGCGTCTCGGCCGTGCTGGAGGACACGAAGGAGATGGCGGAGAAGGAGGAGCCGGTCTATGTGGGACTCGCCGTTCTGCTGGCGACGATCGTGACGGCCCTCAGCATGGATACCTTCCTCGCGCCGATCCTGTTCCTGCTGTCGATCGGGATGGCGATCATCTACAACCTCGGAAGCAATCTGCTGATGGGGCAGATCTCTTATGTGACGAAGGCGCTGGCCGCGGTTCTCCAGCTGGGCGTGACGATGGATTACTCGATCTTCCTGTGGCACAGCTTTAAGGAGAATGAGGCGCGGTACCCCGGAAATCCAAACACGGCGATGGCGCGGGCGATCAACGCGACGCTGCAGTCGGTCATCGGCTCATCCATCACGACGATCGCGGGCTTCGCGGCCCTCTGCTTCATGACCTTCAGCTTCGGCCTTGACGTGGGGATTGTCATGATGAAAGGCGTGGCGCTGGGCGTCGTGTCCTGCGTGACGATTCTGCCGTCGCTGATACTCCTGTTTGAGAAGGCCATCGAAAAAACACGGCATAAGCCGCTGATGCCGTCGCTGAAGAAGCTGCCGGCGTTCGTGCAGAAGCATTACAAGGGAATCCTGATCGCCTTCGCGGTGATGTGGATCCCGGCGGCGTACGGTCAGTCCCACACGGCGGTCTATTACAATCTGGACAAGACGCTTCCGAAGAGCCTTCCCTCGGTTCAGGCGAACGATAAGCTGAAGGACGACTTCGACATGAGTGCCACGATGATGGTGCTGGCCGACGAGAACCTGCCGACGAAGACCACGGCGGAGATGTGCGACAGCCTGAAGGATGTCAGAGGCGTCAAATCCGTGATCGGACTGGACGCGTTCCTGGGCGGCGGTCTTCCGCGTGAGGTGCTGCCGGACGATATCTATAACAAGCTTAATTCAAAGAACTGGAAACTGATTCTGCTGACAAGTCAGTACGCGACCGGAAGCGATGAGGTGAACAGCCAGATCAATACACTGAACAGTGTGCTGGACAAGTACGACAGGAAGGCGCTGCTGATCGGCGACGCACCCTGCACGAAGGATCTGGTCAACATCGCGAACCACGACTTCAACGTCGTCAACTGGGCGTCGATCCTGATCATCTTCTTCATCATCGCGTTCGTTTTCAAATCGGCGTCGCTGCCGTTCCTGCTGGTTGTGCTGATCGAGGGCGCGATCTTCATCAATATGGCCGTCCCCTACTATACGGGCGAGGCGCTTCCGTTCATCGCGTCCATCGTCATCGGAACGATTCAGCTCGGGTCGACCGTTGATTACGCGATCCTGATAACAAGCCGGTATCAGACCGAGCGATTTTCAGGAAAGACGAAGAACGATGCGATCTACATCGCGCACAGCACCTCGATTCAGAGCATTCTGTGCAGCGGGTTCACGTTCTTCGCGGCAACCTTCGGCGTCGGACTTTATTCCAATATTTCTCTGATCTCCTCGATGTGCACGCTTCTTGCGCGCGGCGCGCTGATCAGTACGTTCCTCGTCATTACCGTTCTGCCGGCGATCCTGATGCTCTTCGATCCGCTGATCGTCCGCACGAGCCGGGGGTTCATTCCTTCGAAGAAAACCAGACGGCAGATCAGGGCGGAGAAACGGCAGTCACAGAATCCGGTTTCGGAGCAATAA
- the mscL gene encoding large conductance mechanosensitive channel protein MscL: MSKFIDEFKTFISRGNVMDMAVGVVIGGAFSAIVTSLVDDVIGPVIGMITGGIDFGNLAIQLGSAKIMIGSFIQAVINFLIIALVLFTVIRTFNKAKELAQGPAAPEEPTTKICPYCKSEIDLHATRCPHCTSELGEDLKA, from the coding sequence ATGTCAAAGTTCATTGATGAGTTCAAGACCTTTATTTCGCGCGGGAACGTGATGGATATGGCCGTCGGCGTTGTGATCGGCGGTGCGTTCAGCGCGATCGTCACCTCGCTGGTCGATGACGTCATAGGACCGGTCATCGGCATGATCACGGGCGGAATCGATTTCGGCAATCTCGCGATCCAGCTCGGAAGCGCGAAGATCATGATCGGCAGCTTCATCCAGGCCGTGATCAATTTCCTGATCATCGCGCTGGTGCTTTTCACCGTGATCCGGACGTTCAACAAGGCGAAGGAGCTCGCGCAGGGTCCGGCGGCGCCCGAGGAACCGACGACGAAGATCTGCCCGTACTGCAAGTCCGAGATCGATCTTCACGCTACACGCTGCCCGCACTGCACATCGGAGCTCGGCGAAGATCTGAAGGCGTAA
- a CDS encoding beta-galactosidase, producing MEFQKFLYGTAYHPERYAARDDLLRQDIELMKQLRFNLVLLKADALRYAQGVGGGEQWLLDLIRDLADDGIETAVEISGALPSKTLLRKLDSHDRVRFFLASEEEDEATAALVRRLKGIGLEKPVAATMSKDLILSGDRELADAADILCFSSNPDWVTGVPMETERKVSYLEDRIRAVKHSSYIKCNINPVSTRSSGVRRLKRPGTLAQEVLQSAAHGARAFLYREWRQPLTGPDRYGDALIGHSGRINDRIMKEACQIGRMSRELNEIVDAREAAKTAVLPGSADEWHAAYRYYSALREGGLPVDIIDQSADFAAYSLIIAPGMRTLEEGTAEKIRSFVAGGGTWFGNLSPASEGADGSCFEGDLPYRLTDVFGMRITDSERLADGETVPLTASSDFRGRYGASHVCELLTVTDAEIVMKYDGQFYRGTPVFTRKQFGKGYAYYLATDASGPLLEDLCGKVTGGLHRMPRSKSMEEISVQRLDSHDAEYVIFQNFSGKEKRLPVEYNKLDVIFGYDPLPVFGAMVLKVPKGKRED from the coding sequence ATGGAGTTTCAAAAGTTTCTGTACGGTACGGCATATCATCCGGAGCGGTACGCGGCGAGAGACGACCTGCTTCGTCAGGATATCGAGCTGATGAAGCAGCTCCGGTTCAATCTGGTGCTTCTGAAGGCAGACGCGCTCCGCTACGCGCAGGGCGTGGGAGGCGGCGAGCAGTGGCTGCTGGATCTGATCCGGGATCTTGCCGATGACGGAATCGAGACGGCGGTCGAGATCTCCGGAGCGCTGCCGTCCAAGACGCTTCTCCGGAAACTGGACAGCCATGATCGGGTGCGGTTCTTTCTGGCGTCGGAGGAAGAGGACGAGGCGACGGCCGCACTGGTCAGAAGACTGAAGGGCATCGGGCTTGAGAAGCCGGTCGCGGCAACGATGTCGAAGGATCTGATTCTCTCGGGAGACAGAGAGCTGGCGGACGCGGCGGATATCCTCTGCTTCAGCAGCAATCCGGACTGGGTGACGGGCGTGCCGATGGAGACGGAGCGGAAGGTGTCTTATCTGGAGGACCGGATCCGTGCCGTCAAGCATTCCTCCTATATTAAATGCAACATCAATCCGGTTTCGACGAGGAGTTCCGGCGTGCGGCGTCTGAAGCGGCCGGGAACGCTGGCTCAGGAAGTGCTGCAGTCGGCGGCTCACGGCGCGAGAGCCTTTCTGTACCGGGAGTGGCGGCAGCCTCTGACCGGGCCGGACCGGTACGGTGACGCGCTGATCGGGCATTCGGGAAGAATCAACGACCGGATCATGAAGGAAGCCTGTCAGATCGGGCGGATGTCGAGGGAGCTGAACGAGATTGTCGATGCCCGGGAGGCGGCGAAGACGGCGGTGCTCCCGGGCAGCGCGGACGAGTGGCATGCGGCCTATCGGTATTACTCCGCGCTCAGAGAAGGCGGACTGCCGGTGGACATCATCGACCAGAGCGCGGACTTCGCGGCCTACAGCCTGATCATAGCGCCGGGAATGCGGACGCTGGAGGAGGGAACCGCGGAAAAGATCCGCTCCTTTGTGGCCGGCGGGGGCACATGGTTCGGAAACCTGTCGCCTGCCTCGGAGGGAGCGGACGGAAGCTGCTTCGAGGGCGATCTGCCGTACCGGCTGACGGACGTATTCGGCATGCGGATCACGGATTCGGAACGGCTTGCGGACGGGGAGACGGTTCCGCTGACCGCCTCGTCGGATTTCCGCGGCCGGTACGGGGCCAGCCATGTCTGCGAGCTTCTGACGGTCACGGACGCTGAAATCGTGATGAAGTACGACGGACAGTTCTATCGCGGTACGCCGGTGTTCACGAGGAAACAGTTCGGCAAAGGATACGCGTACTATCTCGCGACCGACGCGTCCGGCCCGCTGCTCGAGGATCTGTGCGGCAAAGTCACGGGCGGTCTTCACAGGATGCCGCGGTCGAAGTCGATGGAGGAAATTTCCGTTCAGCGTCTGGACAGTCATGACGCGGAGTATGTGATTTTCCAGAATTTCTCGGGGAAAGAGAAGCGGCTGCCCGTGGAATACAACAAGCTGGACGTGATATTCGGCTATGACCCCCTGCCGGTGTTCGGCGCGATGGTGCTCAAGGTTCCGAAAGGAAAGAGAGAAGACTGA